The nucleotide sequence GAGTAGCTTTCAAGCCCGTAGCTACTCTTATGCAAGAGCAACCCGCACTCGATACACACGGCAACATCGTAACAATGCAAGGTAAAGGCAGACACGACCCTTGTGTAGTACCTCGTGCAGTACCTATTGTCGAGGCTATGGTTGCCCTCGTATTATTAGATTTTTGGCTAATTAGTCGTCAAAACACTAATAAATAAATATATTAGGAATGAGAAAAAACACAAATCACATAGCAAAACCTTTCTTAAAATGGGCAGGAGGTAAAACACAGCTCATAGAACAAATCAAAAATAATTTACCTATTTTTGTTCATAATGAGAATTTTACCTACATAGAACCTTTTGTAGGGAGTGGTGCTGTGTTATTTTGGTTGCTCAGTGAGTTTCCTAATATGAAAAAAGCAGTTATCAATGATATTAACAAAGAATTGATAGATACTTATAGAGCCATTGCTGAAAATCCTGAACAGCTAATTGCTATTCTTAATAGTCTGCAAATAGAATATCACGCTTTGGAAGAGCAACAAGAGGCTAAAAAGGCATACTATTACCAAAAAAGAGCTTTATTCAATAGCAAATGTGAAGAAAAGGTAATGCAATCAGCTCTATTTATATTCTTAAATCGCACTTGTTTTAATGGTCTGTATCGAGTAAACAGTAAAAATGAGTTTAATGTACCTATAGGTAGCTACAAGCGTCCTATGATTTGTGATAAAGAGAATATTTTAGCAGTAAGCAAGGCTTTGCAAAAGGTAGAAATTATTTGTGGAGACTTTGAGCAAACTATTCATTATACCAAAGAAAATACTTTATTTTATTTCGACCCTCCCTATAAACCTTTGAGTGAAACCTCAAACTTCAATGCGTATGCAAAGGACAGTTTTGACGATAGCGAACAAATTCGTTTAAGAGACTTTTGTTATAAACTCAATAACTTGAATCACTATTGGATACTAAGCAATTCAGATGTAAAAGGAAAAGACGAAAACAATCATTTCTTTGATGAACTATATGCTAACTTTGAAATAAAACGCGTATTAGCCAAAAGAAGTATCAATGCTAACCCTAAAAAACGAGGGATACTAAATGAATTATTAATTAACAACTATACTAATAATTTTTTGACTATATGATTTATGGAGGAAAAGGAGGAGGAAATACAAAAACTGGTTTAGCTTTTGAAGGTAAAACTGATTTAGCAGAATTTCTAAACTCTCAAAAAGGTTATGAAGTAAAAGAAAATAAAGTTCTCTATAAAGGTGAACTTGTCGGACGAATTTTTAAAAAATACGGTTTCTATGATTTCCTAAAAGAGTTAAATATTGATTGGAAACAATTAATTTCTAAAAGATTACTGCCCGATGATAGTATATTTGTAATTATAGCAAATACATTATTCATAATTGAATGCAAATTTCAACAAGTAGCAGGTTCAGTAGATGAAAAATTACAAACTTGTGATTTTAAAAGGAAACAATATCAAAAACTTTTATCAAAAGCAAATATAGAAGTAGAATACATTTATCTATTAAGTGATTGGTTTAGGAAGCCTGAATACAAAGATGTTTTAGACTATATTCATAGTGTACATTGTTATTATTTCTTTGAGTATATTCCATTAATAAAATTAGGTTTGCCTGTCCCTGAATAATGCTTAACCTCTATTTCAAATCCCAAGATAAATCTTTCTACCTCCTTCACGGAGATACGATGGAACTGTTACCACAGTTTCATCACAAATTTGATATGGTCTTTGCAGATCCTCCTTATTTTCTATCAAACGGAGGACTTACTGTAAATAATGGCGAGATTGTAAGCGTTAATAAAGGAGATTGGGATAAATCAAAAGGAATAGTTTTTGTAAATGATTTTAATAGACAATGGCTTACTTTAGTACGCGAAGTGATGAAAGAAGATGCTACTATTTGGATTAGTGGTACAATGCATAACATCTTTTCAATAGGACAAATACTTACTGAATTAGGCTTTAAAATACTTAATATTATTACTTGGGAGAAAACTAATCCTCCTCCTAACTTCTCTTGTAGGTACTTTACTCATTCTACAGAGCAAATCATTTGGGCAAGAAAAGAAGAAAAAACGCCTCATTACTTCAATTACAAACTAATGAAAGAACTCAATGGTAATAAGCAAATGAAAGATGTATGGCGTTTCCCCGCTATTGCTCCTTGGGAAAAAACGTGTGGCAAACACCCTACTCAAAAACCCTTGTCAGTACTTACAAGGCTTATTTTAGCTTCTACCAAACCTAATGCTTGGATATTAGACCCTTTTACAGGTAGCTCTACTACAGGTATTGCAGCTAATTTGTTAGGTAGGAAGTTTGTAGGAATTGATAAAGAACAAGACTTTTTAGAACTGAGTAAACTTAGAAAATTAGAAATAGAAAATAAAGAGATATTTGTAAAATATAAAAACCGTTTATGAACTCAAAAGAAATAGCAAATGGTATATTGCGTGCCGTAGGAATTATTGTTTTGGTAGTGTTAGGGCTCTACACCCTTTACTTGCTACAATCTATTATAATTTACCTTATTGTATCGCTGGTACTGACACTGATGGGCAAACCACTTATACAGTTTTTTTACAAAAAACTGAAAATAAAAAACCGAACCTTATGTGTGGTTCTTACAATGTTATTGTTCGTGATATTGAGCCTTGGGGTATTCAGTTTATTTATCCCTTTGCTTATTTCGCAAGGTAAGAACCTATCAAGTCTTAATATAGACTTGCTGAAGGACAATCTTGACGCCCTTCTCCACCAAACTCTTAGCAAGGTGGGACTTCAGAGAGAAGATTACTCTTTTGGAGTACAAGAGATGTTGAATTTTATCGATATTCCTAACTTCTTAAACTCTTTTATCTCGTTTATCAGTAGTTTTGGGGTAGGATTCTTCTCGGTACTTTTTATTACCTTCTTCTTTATGAAAGACGGTGACAGAATACTTATCGCATTGCTTTCTATTTTCTCTCCTAAACGTAAACGCAAACTTAAAACCTCTATTTTCAAAATAAACAACCTATTGTCGCGTTATTTTGTAGGATTAATGCTACAGCTTACCATTCTTTTTATAATTTACACCATAGTATTGCTTATTTTCGGGGTAGAAAATGCGTTTATCATAGCCCTTTTATGCGCTTTACTGAACCTTATTCCTTATATAGGCCCAATGATAGGTTTTATATTAATGGCTTTGCTTACAATGAGTAGCAACCTACAAAACGATTTTATGACGGTAAGTCTGCCTACTACTATCTATGTGTTGATAGGGTTCATAATAGGTCAGTTTATTGATAATTTCTTTTCTCAACCGCTTATTTTCTCTAATTCAGTAAAATCTACTGCCTTAGAGATTTTCCTCATTACCCTTATCAGTGGTACGCTTTTCGGGATAACAGGAATGGTAGTGGCTATTCCCGCCTATACGGTACTGAAAGTAGTATTAAAAGAGTTTTTCCCGAACAACAAGGTTGTAGAACTTCTCGCAAAAAACATATAGCTATGAACCCTCTTGCTCTCTTCGTTTTGAATTAGACAAATGGTGAAAAACTCCGATTTTTAGGAAAAGAATGAACGAACAAAATATCCTCACCCCAGCCACATACTCTCCTATTCGGAGACTTCTCCCAAGGAGAGGGAGGGTAGTAACGGAAAAATGAGACAAACAATGAACGAACAAATGACGGTGCGAGCCGCACGGGCAGGTAATGAAAAGACGAACAATGAACGAAGAAAAGACGAACAAATGACGAACAAATGACGAACAAATGACGAAGCTAAACTGAAGCTAAGACAAAGTTATAATCTTAGAAAACTAAATACTAATTGCTTTTTTAAGGTAATAAAACTTTGAAAAAAACGCAATGATTTTAGAGTTTTTATGATTTTTAGACTTCAATAAAGTAAATGAGATTTACTTCGGACAATCAGGATTTAAATAGCTATTATTCAAACATATAAAATTATATATAAATAAAAAAGTGATTAAAGTAGCTTTTATTCAAAATATTATTCGTAACTTTGTAGCCTAATATCAAACTTGATAAATTTTAAAAGAAATGAGTAAATACGACGTTATTGTATTAGGAAGTGGTCCTGGTGGGTATGTTACTGCCATTCGCGCTTCTCAATTAGGGTTTAAAACCGCTGTTATTGAAAAAGAAAACCTCGGTGGTATTTGTTTGAACTGGGGTTGTATTCCTACGAAAGCTTTGTTAAAATCAGCGCAAGTGTTTGAATACCTAAAGCACGCTGAGAACTATGGTATCACCGTAAAAAAAGAGTCTTTTGACAAAGATTTTTATGCGGTTATCAAACGTAGCCGCGAGGTAGCTGCTACAATGAGCAAAGGGGTGCAGTTCTTGATGAAAAAGAACAAAATAGATGTGATAATGGGCTATGGTACCCTAAAAGCTGGCAAGAAAGTAGACGTAAAAGATAAAGATGGCAAAGTAACTGAATACAGTGCTGACCACATTATTATTGCTACTGGAGCACGTTCACGCGAGTTGCCTGCTTTACCTCAAGACGGCAAGAAAATTATCGGTTACCGCCAAGCACTTACGCTCCCTGAGCAACCTAAGAAAATGATTGTAGTAGGTAGTGGGGCTATCGGTATTGAGTTTGCTTACTTCTATAACGCTATGGGTACTGAAGTAACCATTGTAGAGTTTATGCCTAATATTGTTCCTGTGGAAGATGAGGATATCTCTAAACAATTAGAAAAGAGCCTTACAAAATCAGGTATCAATATTATGACTTCGGCTGAGGTAACCAAAGTAGATACTTCTGGCAAAGGTGTAAAAGCATTTGTAAAAACAGCCAAAGGCGAAGAAGTTTTAGAAGCTGATATCTTGCTTTCAGCCGTAGGTATCAAAACAAATATTGAAAATATCGGTTTGGAAGCGGTAGGTATCAAAACTGAACGCGATAAAATCCTCGTGAATGAATTCTACCAAACTAATGTTCCTGGTTATTACGCTATTGGTGACGTAGTTCCTGGTCAAGCCTTAGCACACGTAGCTTCAGCAGAAGGTATTATTTGCGTTGAAAAGATTAAAGGAATGCACGTAGAACCACTTAACTATGGTAATATTCCTGGTTGTACTTACTGCACTCCTGAAATTGCTTCAGTAGGTCTGACCGAAAAACAAGCTAAAGAAAAAGGCTATGAAATAAAAGTAGGTAAGTTCCCATTCACTGCCTCAGGAAAAGCAAATGCAGCGGGTACTACTGAAGGCTTCATAAAAGTAATCTTTGATGCTAAATATGGCGAATGGTTAGGTTGCCATATGATTGGCGCCGGCGTTACTGATATGATTGCTGAAGCGGTAGTAGCTCGTAAATTGGAAACTACAGGACACGAAATCATCAAAGCGGTACACCCACACCCTACAATGAGCGAAGGTGTAAAAGAAGCAGTAGCAGCTGCTTATGGTGAAGCTATCGACATTTAATATTTTTGTTCCAATAAATTCATAAACGCAAGAAACTCCAAGTAAAAAAGATTTTACTTGGAGTTTTTTTTATTAGTGGAAATTTGAGATAAGAAATCTAACAGACTGTTAGTTATGATTAACTTTGGCTAAGTTTAAAACTTTAGCTAAGTGTGGGAGTAAAAAACAGCATTGTATTATGTTAAAATAGTGCTAAAAGAGCGTTTGTAGCACCTCTAATGATTTTATTTGTCTAAAACTGGGGAAGTGCCATTCGTAGTATTTAAGCAGTTGAAAAAGCAATGCATTGCGCTCGTTCTTATTGCTTTTAACGGTTGATAACTGAGGATAATCGGTGTGTAGGAGGGTTTTGAATAGCAACAAGGTAGTGCCTGCAATGGTGTATTTGCTTTCATCGGTAGTAGTGAAAATACCGTCTTCCAACGAAAAGGAGGGCAAATGCTCGTGAGTGGTATCGGGGTAAAAGCCAAGATAGCGAGTGATATCAAGCAGAAACTTTAAGTGAAAATTGGCAGAGAAGTCGTTTCTATCAAAAAAAAGGAGCTTCTGTTCTAAAAACAAAAACATTTCTTCATCGGGAGCTTCAGATGTGCAAACAAAAGCACATACTTCAGAAAGAAACATACTTACAGCACTCTTGTACATATCAGTATGTAACGAGTAATAAGGGACGGCTATCTTAGCTTCCTTTACACGTCCTAACGTACCGTTATTTTTATGGGTAGCCACCAGTTCTAACAGCATAAAAGGCTGAAAAAGGGCTGTTTTTAAGTTCCCTTTCTTCTGTGCTAAAACGCCTTGTAACAAATAGCTACGAGTACCCATCGTTTGAGTGAAGCACTTCACTATAAGACTGTTATCGCTGTATTTGAGACTTGAAATAACTATGGCTCGGACTTTATCGTACATATTTCTTCTATAAATAGCGTTGCAAAAATACAAAAAAGACTTCAATAGGACGTAATTGATGATATAAATGAAAGGTAACGCCAATAATACCAATGAGAAAATGAGAGAATGAGAAAATGAGAGAATGAGAAAATGAGAGAATGAGAAAATGAGAGAATGAGAAAATTAGAGAATGAGAAAATTAGAGAATGAGAAAATTAGAGAATGAGAAAATTAGAGAATGAGAAAATTAGAAAATTAGAGAATTAGTAAATGGGGTACGAGCTTGAGTTAGAGGAATGAGGCTGTGCCTTGTGAAGTAACTTTTTGGAACATTAACTTTGGCAAAGGTCGTAGCACGACGGGCAATAGAAAATTAGAGAATTAGGAAATTAGCAAATGGGTAGTGATAAAAAAGGTTTTTTGACGGGTCTGACTTGTCGGACAAATTGGACTGGTCTGAGTTATCGGAGGAAAACGAAAAATATAAAAAGTGAGTTGGAAGGATTTTTGATGAAAAAAGGGTGTAAGGAGGGTACAGTTAGCTTATAGAGAGCTTATAGGAAGCTTATACGAATCTTGGACGATTGGTATAGAAAGGGTATATAAATGATTGATTCACATCATAATACGACAACATCAAAAATGTTAAAAACGGGGTTACGAGGCGAAAGAAAGAGAAAAGGCACTAGGCATCAGGCCATAGGCAATAGGGGGAAGTATGACGGAAAGAAGAAGGAATAATTAGGAAATTAGTAGGTTAGTGGGAATATTGGAGAATCTTGGAGGAAGTTTGAATATAATGAAAGCATTTGTAATTCGCAATTATTTTGTACCTTTGCACCCATAATGAGCAAAAATAAGCATATAACCATTGAAAATGTAACCGTGATTGATGCAGGAGCCAAAGGCAAAAGCATTGCTAAAGCCCCTGACGGACGTGTGATATTTATAAGTAACGCTATTCCTGGTGATGTAGTAGATGTGCAGACCACCAAGAAGAAATCGGCTTATTATGAAGGTTTTGTAACTAAATATCACCAACTATCAGAACAACGAGTAACGCCCGTATGTTCTCACTTTGGCTATTGTGGCGGTTGCAAATGGCAAGATATGAACTACCAAAGTCAGCTATTTTACAAGCAGAAAGAAGTAGAAAACAACTTAGTACGGTTAGGTAGGATAGAAATTCCTGCTGTGATGCCTATCATAGGCTCTGACGAGACTTATTACTACCGCAACAAAATGGAGTTTTCTTTTTCGGATATGCGCTGGCTTACTCCCGATGAAATTAAGAAAGCCGACGAAATAGACAATCGGAATGCCTTAGGTTTTCACATAGCAGGAGCTTGGGACAAGATTTTGGACATAGACAAATGTTACTTGCAAGCCGACCCTTCTAACGCGATACGCTTGGAGGTAAAGCGTTTTGCCTTGGCGAACGAAATGCCTTTTTACAGTCCGAGACAACAAACAGGCTTATTGCGTACTATGATGATACGCATTAGCTCCATTGGGCAAATAATGGTAGTGATACAGTTCTTCCGCAACGACCCTAAAATTACACTGCTCCTTGACCATATTGCAGAGACATTCCCGATGATTACCTCTTTGCAATACTGTATCAATAGCAAAGGCAACGATGCTATTTATGACCAAGAACTTATTTGCTATAAAGGTACTGACTGTATTTATGAGGAAATGGAAGGGTTGCGATTTAAAATCAATGCCAAGTCGTTTTACCAAACTAACTCGGCACAAGCGTACAAGCTGTACCAAGTAGCTCGTAACTTTGCCGATTTAAAGGGCGATGAATTAGTGTACGACCTTTATACAGGGACGGGCACTATTGCGCAATTTGTAGCCAAAAAAGCGAAAAAAGTGATAGGGGTAGAAGCTGTACCAGAGGCTATAGCAGATGCCAAAGACAATGCTTTTGCCAATGGTATTGAGAATGTTACTTTTTACGTGGGAGATATGAAAAACATTTTCAACGACACTTTTATAGAAGAAAACGGCACCCCTGATGTGATTATCACCGACCCTCCTCGCGACGGTATGCACAAAGATGTAGTAGCTAAAATTCTTCAAATAGCCCCCAAAAAGATAGTATATGTAAGTTGCAATAGTGCAACGCAAGCGCGAGACCTTTCCTTGCTTGATGTAACTTATAAAGTAACCAAAGTTCAGCCCGTGGATATGTTTCCACAAACCTACCACGTAGAGAATGTTGTATTATTAGAGAAGAGAAATGAAAAAAGCTGAAAAAGTAAACTTTATCATTGATACACTGGAAAGTATCTATCCTGAAATTACTATACCCCTACAACACAAAGACCCTTATACGCTACTGATAGCCGTACTCTTATCGGCACAAACTACCGATGCACGGGTGAACCAAATCACGCCTATTCTATTTAGCAAAGCGGACAATCCGTATGATATGGTACTACTTTCGGTAGACGAAATACAGGAGATTATCAAACCCTTAGGGCTTGCCCCTATGAAATCTAAAGGTATTCACGGGCTTTCCCAAATACTCATAGACAAATACAACGGCGAAGTTCCTCAAACCTTTGAGGCTTTAGAGGCTCTCCCCTCAGTAGGACATAAAACTGCCAGCGTTGTTCTTGCACAAGCCTTTGGCATTCCGACCTTCCCCGTTGATACCCATATACACCGACTGATGCACCGCTGGAAACTTTCCGACGGTAGCTCGGTAGTGCAAACAGAGAAAGATGCCAAACGACTCTTCCCCAAAGAAAAATGGAACAAACTGCACGTGCAAATCATCTTGTACGGGCGCGAATACAGTCCGGCGAGAGGCTGGAATATGGAAAAAGATATTATAACCAAAACCATTATACAATCGAAAAAATGAATTTACAACAGCGAGACGAAAAACATTTGTGGCACCCGTATACCCAACATCAAACGGCTGCCAAACCTATCGGAATCGTGAAAGGAAAAGATGCTCTCCTTTGGGACGAGGACGGCAAAGAATACATAGATGCCATTGCCAGTTGGTGGGTGAACCCCTATGGGCATAGCAACGAGCGATTAGCCCAAGCTGCCTACAAACAACTCACCCAGTTAGAGCACGTACTCTTTGGTGGCTTTACACACCGACCTGCGGTAGAGCTTGCTGAAAAGCTCATCAGTATCCTGCCTAAAAACCAACAGAAAGTATTCTTCTCGGACAACGGTTCGACAGCAGTAGAAGTAGGTATCAAGATGGCTTTACAGTACTTTTTCAATAAAGGCGAGAAACGCTTTACGGTAGTTGCTTTTGAAGATGCATTTCACGGAGATACCTTTGCCGCTATGGCAGCTTCGGGTATTTCATTCTTTGCTGATGCTTTTAAAGAACACTTGTTGAAAGTAGTGCGCATACCGTTACCCAAAAAAGGAAGCGATGCAGCTGCTAAAAAACTAAAAGAAGTGATTGCCGAACATCACCCTGCCGCCTTTATATTTGAAGCCTTAGTACAAGGAGCCTCAGGAATGCAAATCTATGAACCTGATGCCTTAGACAAGCTGATTCATATCGCACAAGAAAATGGTGTGATTACCATTGCCGACGAGGTAATGACAGGCTTCGGGCGTACAGGGCGCACTTTTGCTTCGGACTATCTCACTCATAAACCCGATATTATGTGCTTATCGAAAGCTCTTACAGGAGGAACGATTCCGCTTGCAGTAACTACTGCTACCCAAGAGATATTCGACGGTTTTTACAGTGAAGACGTGAACAAAGCTCTTTTCCACGGACATACCTTTACGGCAAACCCCACGGGCTGTGCGATTGCCTTAGAAGCTATTCGCATATTGGAAAGTGACGAAATGCAAGCCAACTTAAAACGCATTGCACGCCGTCATCAGGAGTTTTTAGCCCGTATTGCGAAATATCCATCGGTAGAGAATGCACGTACCTTAGGTGTTATTTTGGCATTCGACCTCAAAACCTCTCAAAATACTGACTACTACGGCTCATTCAGGGATAAACTGTACAACTTCTTTATCTCAGAGGGCGTAATACTGCGTCCGGTGGGAAATATTATCTACATTTTGCCCCCTTACATCATTACAGATGCTCAATTAGACCGAGTGTACGATGTTTTAGAAGAAGCGATACAAAAGTTCTCTAATCAGTAAGAGGAAAGAAAAAAACATTTAAGAGACTATTTTCATAAGAGAATAGCCTCTTTTTTATTTAGTAACACATAGTAACACAAGAGAAAAGTTAAAATAATTTTATTGAGATATTAATACAAGGTACAATCTTTAGAATTTTATTTTGATAGTAAAAAAATATTCTATATCTTTGCACCACTTATGAAAACTTTATAACAAAGAAGTTTAAATACTGTACACAATGAAAAAATTAATCTTATTAGTCACCGCTTTATTTATGGTGGCTTGCAAAAGTATTGAAGCCCCCAAGTCAGTGGGAGCTATTCCTTCCGCACGTCAGTTGCCGTGGCACGAGATGGAATATTATGCTTTTATCCACTTTAATATGAACACCTTTACCGATATGGAATGGGGCACAGGTGGCGAAGACCCTGTTTTATTCAACCCTACCGAATTAGATGTAAATCAGTGGGTGAAAGTGATTAAAGACGCTGGTATGAAAGGTGTTATTATCACGGCTAAGCACCACGATGGTTTCTGCTTATGGCCATCAAAGTACACCGAGCATTCTGTAAAAAACTCACCTTGGAAAAACGGCAAAGGCGATGTTATAAAAGAGCTTTCAGAAGCCTGCCACAAAGCAGGACTTAAATTTGGAGTATATTTATCACCTTGGGATAGAAACCACGCTGAGTATGGTAGAGAAGCCTACGTTACCTATTTCCATAACCAACTACGAGAATTACTTACCAATTACGGTGAAATATTTGAAGTATGGTTTGACGGTGCCAACGGTGGTTCAGGTTATTACGGTGGAGCTAACGAAACTCGTACTATTGATGCTCATACTTATTATCAGTGGGATAAAACATTTGCCATAGTACGCGAATTGCAGCCTAATGCTACTATCTTTGGTGATGAAGGTCCGGATATTCGCTGGATAGGTAATGAAAAAGGCTTTGGTACTCGTACTAACTGGAATCCTTTTACCTCTAACCCTTCTCTACAAGGAAAAGACCACTTACATCATTTGGGTGAAGGTGATGAAAATGGCGTAAATTGGATTCCTGCCGAAGCTGATGTATCTATTCGCCCAGGTTGGTATTACCACGCACGAGAAGACCACCAAGTGCGTCCATTAGAAAAAATGGTAGACATATACTACGCTTCAGTAGGTCGCGGTTACAACTTATTACTGAATCTTCCCGTGGATAGACGTGGCTTAGTACACGAAAATGACATCAAGAGACTTATGGAACTCAAAAAAGTTATAGAAGCAGATTTTGCACGTAACCTCGTAACTGATGCCTCTGTAACGGCTTCTAATATTCGTAAAAATAACAAGCAATTTAAAGCTGAAAAAACTACCGATAGTGATAAAAATACCTATTGGACAACCGACGAAGGAGTAACAGAAGCTTCTATAGAACTAAACTTTACCAAGCCTACTACCTTCAACCGTTTTATGGCACAAGAGTATATCCCATTGGGGCAACGTGTAAAGAAGTTTAAATTAGAATACCAAAAAGATGGCAAATGGGAAACTATAGATGAACAAACAACTATTGGCTACAAGCGATTACTACGCTTCCCATCAGTAACAGCTACTAAGGTACGTTTCACAGTTTTAGAAGCTAAAGGTTCGCCATTGATTAGCAATATAGGGTTATACAATGCACCTGTGTTATTGGTAACTCCTCAGCTTTCTCGTGATAAGAATGGTCTAGTAACCCTCACTCCCGCTGATACTGAAACTGAAATTTATTATACTTTAGACGGCAGTCAGCCTACTGAACAGTCGTTGCGTTATACAGCTCCTTTCCCCGTTACTCAGCCTACTTCTTTAAAATTTGTAGCCTATGACCGCAAGCAGCAATTGTACAGTGAAGTAGCTTCTTACGCATTGGATATCCCCAAAGCAAAGTGGAAAGTGTTATCTTCTGCTTCCTCTGATATCCAGAAAGTAATTGATGAGAAACCTAATACGTGGTTTGCTCAAGAAAAGGGCAATACACCGACTGCCATTACTATTGATTTAGGAGAGCTGTTAAACCTAAAAGGATTTACCTATTTGCCTTCACAAGACCGCTGGGCTGAAGGCACTATCAGTCATTACATTTTTGAAGTGAGCGCTGATAATGTTCATTGGAAGAAGCTAAGTGAGGGAGAATTTGGCAATATCAAGAACAATCCTATTGAACAACGCATTACCTTCCCTGCCGAGAAAGCCCGTTATATCAAGCTTACCGCTACCAAAACTGTAGATGATACCAATAGAGTATCGTATGCCGAAATAGGAATCATTACACAATAAAGCTATGTATCTTAAAAACGGAAGATTATCACAGAGCCCTAAGTGGCTTTATATTATAGTTCCAACCCTGTTCTTTGCCTTTACAGGGTTGAACTTTTTAGTAGCACAGTTTTTTGATACTACTACACTTATACAGTCGGAAATTGCCCAAAAAGGAGAATTACAATTCTTGTTTGAGAACTTAGTTATCTTTGCTATCTTCTTAGGGTTATTGTTACTATGGGTGAAGTTCATACATCGCCAGCCTTTGGTAGCACTTATCACGGCGCGACCCCGTATCAGTTGGAAGCGTTTTTGGTTTGCTTTCTTATTGTGGGGAGGCGTAACCATAGGCATAACTTGTATCGACTACTTATTTTTTAACCCCGATGATTATATTTGGAATTTTCAGTGGATACCTTTCTTAAAACTACTCGTGATAGTAGTGCTGTTCATTCCTCTGCAAACCGCTTTTGAAGAAATATTCTTTCGAGGCTACCTAATGCAAGGCTTAGGACTTGCTATGCGTAATGCGTGGTTTCCTTTGCTTTTTACCTCTATCACCTTCGGACTAATGCACATTGCCAACCCCGAGGTAGAAAAATTAGGATACAGCTTGCTTATCTATTACATAGGTACAGGTTTGTTCTTAGGTATCACTACCTTAATGGACGATGGCTTAGAGTTAGCTTTAGGGTTTCACACCGCCAACAACCTTTTT is from Capnocytophaga ochracea DSM 7271 and encodes:
- the rlmD gene encoding 23S rRNA (uracil(1939)-C(5))-methyltransferase RlmD, producing the protein MSKNKHITIENVTVIDAGAKGKSIAKAPDGRVIFISNAIPGDVVDVQTTKKKSAYYEGFVTKYHQLSEQRVTPVCSHFGYCGGCKWQDMNYQSQLFYKQKEVENNLVRLGRIEIPAVMPIIGSDETYYYRNKMEFSFSDMRWLTPDEIKKADEIDNRNALGFHIAGAWDKILDIDKCYLQADPSNAIRLEVKRFALANEMPFYSPRQQTGLLRTMMIRISSIGQIMVVIQFFRNDPKITLLLDHIAETFPMITSLQYCINSKGNDAIYDQELICYKGTDCIYEEMEGLRFKINAKSFYQTNSAQAYKLYQVARNFADLKGDELVYDLYTGTGTIAQFVAKKAKKVIGVEAVPEAIADAKDNAFANGIENVTFYVGDMKNIFNDTFIEENGTPDVIITDPPRDGMHKDVVAKILQIAPKKIVYVSCNSATQARDLSLLDVTYKVTKVQPVDMFPQTYHVENVVLLEKRNEKS
- a CDS encoding endonuclease III domain-containing protein codes for the protein MKKAEKVNFIIDTLESIYPEITIPLQHKDPYTLLIAVLLSAQTTDARVNQITPILFSKADNPYDMVLLSVDEIQEIIKPLGLAPMKSKGIHGLSQILIDKYNGEVPQTFEALEALPSVGHKTASVVLAQAFGIPTFPVDTHIHRLMHRWKLSDGSSVVQTEKDAKRLFPKEKWNKLHVQIILYGREYSPARGWNMEKDIITKTIIQSKK
- the bioA gene encoding adenosylmethionine--8-amino-7-oxononanoate transaminase; translated protein: MNLQQRDEKHLWHPYTQHQTAAKPIGIVKGKDALLWDEDGKEYIDAIASWWVNPYGHSNERLAQAAYKQLTQLEHVLFGGFTHRPAVELAEKLISILPKNQQKVFFSDNGSTAVEVGIKMALQYFFNKGEKRFTVVAFEDAFHGDTFAAMAASGISFFADAFKEHLLKVVRIPLPKKGSDAAAKKLKEVIAEHHPAAFIFEALVQGASGMQIYEPDALDKLIHIAQENGVITIADEVMTGFGRTGRTFASDYLTHKPDIMCLSKALTGGTIPLAVTTATQEIFDGFYSEDVNKALFHGHTFTANPTGCAIALEAIRILESDEMQANLKRIARRHQEFLARIAKYPSVENARTLGVILAFDLKTSQNTDYYGSFRDKLYNFFISEGVILRPVGNIIYILPPYIITDAQLDRVYDVLEEAIQKFSNQ
- a CDS encoding alpha-L-fucosidase; this encodes MKKLILLVTALFMVACKSIEAPKSVGAIPSARQLPWHEMEYYAFIHFNMNTFTDMEWGTGGEDPVLFNPTELDVNQWVKVIKDAGMKGVIITAKHHDGFCLWPSKYTEHSVKNSPWKNGKGDVIKELSEACHKAGLKFGVYLSPWDRNHAEYGREAYVTYFHNQLRELLTNYGEIFEVWFDGANGGSGYYGGANETRTIDAHTYYQWDKTFAIVRELQPNATIFGDEGPDIRWIGNEKGFGTRTNWNPFTSNPSLQGKDHLHHLGEGDENGVNWIPAEADVSIRPGWYYHAREDHQVRPLEKMVDIYYASVGRGYNLLLNLPVDRRGLVHENDIKRLMELKKVIEADFARNLVTDASVTASNIRKNNKQFKAEKTTDSDKNTYWTTDEGVTEASIELNFTKPTTFNRFMAQEYIPLGQRVKKFKLEYQKDGKWETIDEQTTIGYKRLLRFPSVTATKVRFTVLEAKGSPLISNIGLYNAPVLLVTPQLSRDKNGLVTLTPADTETEIYYTLDGSQPTEQSLRYTAPFPVTQPTSLKFVAYDRKQQLYSEVASYALDIPKAKWKVLSSASSDIQKVIDEKPNTWFAQEKGNTPTAITIDLGELLNLKGFTYLPSQDRWAEGTISHYIFEVSADNVHWKKLSEGEFGNIKNNPIEQRITFPAEKARYIKLTATKTVDDTNRVSYAEIGIITQ
- a CDS encoding CPBP family intramembrane glutamic endopeptidase; translation: MYLKNGRLSQSPKWLYIIVPTLFFAFTGLNFLVAQFFDTTTLIQSEIAQKGELQFLFENLVIFAIFLGLLLLWVKFIHRQPLVALITARPRISWKRFWFAFLLWGGVTIGITCIDYLFFNPDDYIWNFQWIPFLKLLVIVVLFIPLQTAFEEIFFRGYLMQGLGLAMRNAWFPLLFTSITFGLMHIANPEVEKLGYSLLIYYIGTGLFLGITTLMDDGLELALGFHTANNLFTALLVTSDWTVFQVPSVLRDVSEPSLGFSVWAPLLLCFPLLLYIYAKKYHWKEWKKHLL